The genome window CGCGGACATCACCGAGATCAAAGGCATTTATCTGAGGATAATTAGCCAATAAGGTTGAACGAACAAATAATGGCCCCCAGTTTGCGCCTCTTAAGATACCGCCGCCGCAATCAGACGCTATACCTAAAATTACTGCTTTTGATGACGTAGTCAGCGTATCCAAGCTTTCGCTCCATAAGGCTTCGATATTGTCAGTCTGACCATATAGCGCTTGGTGAAGCGCGGCTTTACGTTCTTTAGCTGTGTTAACGGTAAAAACTCCGTTACCTGGCGGGCACAAGCTTTGTTTAATCTTGGTCAAAAATTGAGGTTGCGTTGTCATAATAACTCTCTTTACTGTTATTGGATGTTCCCAGGAGCAATTTGTTCTAACTATGAGGGGAATATTGTTATTAATTATAAAACTTATAACTAAATATACATTCAGCACTAAAAAAATTAGTGTAATAGCTCTTAATTTCTATTGAAAACTCGACTATGATACGCCGAAAGTCAAGCAAGACCATTATAGCAAAAAGCGATTAATAGGCTAGATGTTGTTATGTTTTCAGAATGAACAAAACTTAAACAACTAATTTCTAGTGCAACTAATTAAAAAAAATTATTGCTTGTCAGCTTGCTAAATTACAGATATATCTAATAGTAATTTGAGAAATTAATTAAATATTCACATTGTTGCGTTGTAGTTTCAATGAATCAATGCTCGCTTGTAGCGTTAATTATTTAACGCAGATACACCACAATCGACGATGTGTTCTGACAAAAATGTCAGCCCAAATAGGGTTCAATAGTAGGGTTAAATAAATATATGTCAAAATCTCTGGTAATTGTCGAGTCGCCAGCTAAAGCTAAGACAATTAACAAATATCTCGGGAAAAACTTTGTTGTAAAGTCCAGTGTTGGACATGTACGTGATCTGCCAACCAGTAGTACAGGTAAAAAAGCAGCAACCAAGTCACCGGCTGAAGTGAGAAAAATGGCGCCGGAAGAAAAAGCTAAGTATAAAGCGAAACGAGATAAGCAGGCGCTGGTCAATCGCATGGGGATTGATCCTGACAAAGACTGGAAAGCCACTTATCAGGTATTACCTGGTAAAGAAAAAGTGGTGACTGAGCTGAAAAAGCTTGCCGAAAAAGCAGATACTATTTATCTCGCAACCGATTTGGACCGTGAAGGAGAAGCTATAGCCTGGCATTTGAAAGAGCTTATTGGCGGCACAGAAGATAAATATAAACGTGTGGTTTTTAATGAGATCACGGAGAATGCTATTCAGCAAGCATTTGCCACACCAGGTGAATTAAGTATGCCTGGGGTAAATGCCCAGCAGGCGAGACGGTTTCTTGATCGAGTGGTTGGCTTTATGGTCAGCCCGTTATTGTGGAAAAAAGTAGCGCGTGGTTTATCGGCTGGGCGAGTGCAGTCAGTGGCGGTTAAACTGGTCGTGGAAAAAGAGCGCGAAATTAAAGCTTTTGATCCACAAGAGTTTTGGGAAATTAGCGCTGATACTAGTACGCAAGATAAGCAAGCATTGACGTTAGATGTCACTCATCAACAGGGGAAAGCGTTTAAACCAAAAAATGAAGCGCAGGCTAAAGCCGCAGTTGAATTATTAACGCCTGCCAGTTACGTGGTGAGTAAACGGGAAGATAAGCCGTCAAAAAGCTCGCCATCTGCACCTTTTATTACTTCGACTTTACAACAGGCGGCTAGTACTCGTTTAGGTTATGGTGTCAAACGTACTATGGGGTTAGCACAAAAGCTTTATGAAGCTGGTCATATAACCTATATGCGTACCGACTCAACTAACTTGAGTAAAGATGCAGTAGATATGTGTCGCAGCTATATTAGTAAGAACTTTGGTGACAACTACTTACCAGAAAAGCCTAAAACTTATGGTAGTAAAGCTAATGCGCAAGAGGCGCATGAGGCGATTCGTCCATCGAATGTTAAATTAGAAGCGGCGTTTCTAGAAAATTTAGATGCCGACTGCAAAAAACTGTACGATTTGATCTGGCGCCAGTTTGTCGCCTGTCAAATGACTGCTGCACGTTACACGGTTAGTACTATCACGGTTGGCGCAGCAGGTTTTGACTTAAAAGCAAAGGGCCGAGTGATGCAGTTTGATGGTTGGACCAAAGTTCATCCGCAAATGTCAAAAGGCGATAAAGACACGCATTTACCCGATCTCGCTGTTGGTGAACAATTACAGCTGGATAAACTGACGCCGTCGCAGCACTTTACTAAGCCGCCTGCGCGATACGGTGAAGCATCGTTAGTGAAAGAATTAGAAAAACGCTCTATAGGCCGTCCTTCTACTTATGCATCGATTATTTCTACTATCCAGGATCGAGGTTATGTCCGTCTGGATAAGAAGCGCTTTTATGCGGAAAAAATGGGCGAAATTGTCACTGATAGCTTATCGGAGAGCTTTAAAAACTTAATGAGCTATAACTTTACCGCGGAAATGGAGCAAGAGCTTGATGAAATAGCGGAAGGTAAGATCCCATGGAAAGAAGTACTGAATGAGTTTTATCAAAACTTCACCAAACAATTGACGATGGCGGACAAACCGGTTGAAGAAGGTGGCATGCCGAATAATCAACCGGTGTTAACTGACATCGATTGCCCAAGTTGTGGTCGCAAAATGGGAATTCGTACCGCATCAACAGGCGTATTTTTAGGTTGTTCAGGTTATGCATTGCCGCCAAAAGAGCGTTGTACTACCACGATGAATTTAACGCCGGGTGAAGAAGCCGTGAGCGTATTGGCTGAAGATCAGGAAACGGAAGCGCTTCGCGCCATGCATCGTTGCCCTAAATGCTCAACAGCAATGGACAGTTATTTAATCGATGAAAAACGCAAGTTACATGTCTGTGGTAATAATCCTGTTTGTGACGGGTATGAACTGGAGCAAGGAACATTTAAGATCAAAGGTTATGATGGACCGGTATTAGAATGTGACCGTTGTCATGCTGATATGGAACTTAAAAATGGCCGTTTTGGTAAGTACTTTGATTGTACTAATAGCGAATGTAAAAATACCCGTAAATTATTAGCTAATGGTGAAGCTGCGCCACCGAAAGAAGACCCGGTACAGTTACCTGAATTGCAGTGTGAAAAGTCTGATGCTCACTTTGTTTTAAGAGATGGTGCCGCAGGAATATTTTTAGCTGCTAGTACTTTTCCGCGCTCGCGAGAAACAAGAGCGCCAAAAGTGGCCGAATTGCAGCGCTTTCGTGATCGTATTTCACCTAAGTTTTATTATTTGGCTGATGCGCCAGCACAAGATCCAGAAGGTAATTTAGCAATAGTGCGCTATAGCCGTAAAAATAAATCGCAATATGTGATGACGGAAGTTGAAGGTAAAGCGACTGGCTGGACTGCTGTTTACCAAGATGGCAAGTGGGTTGAATCGTTAGCAAAGAAAAAAGCAACTAAAGCAAAAGCTAAGAAAAAATAGCCGGAACTGTTAATCACCAAAAAGCACCAGCGTTGGTGCTTTTTTATTATCAGAGACTTTTTGTTTGAACGAGACTAGTGAATTAATCTTCTAACCATTCTAATTCATCAATTACTTTTCTTGCTTCTAATACCGTGCAGTCGGTTTTTGCGATTAACTCATTGATGGTGATACCATTATTTTTTTTCGCAATATTAAGTAAATGTTGATGACTTAGTTTTTGGTTATCTTGGCTTAATTTTTTGGCTACCCATTGCCAAGAATCTTCATTTGATTGTTCAATTAATAAGATAACTTCATTGATTTGTTCGGGGGAAGCGGTAAGTTGCCAGTTACGCGAACGTCCAACTCTTGATAGTTCACAGCCCAATGCTCTGATCTCGGCTTTTAACGCATAAGCGCGTAAAACCCGTCTTAAAAAAGATGGCAGTATAATAGTGAGCTGCTTCAACATAGATTATTGCGAGTAAAGCTGAAATAAAGCACTTATTTTAGTGATTTATTTCAGCTGAATCAACGTAGCTACTTATTTTCCTCCCGCTAGTTCGATATGACTACCGGTCACATAGGATGCCTGCTCTGATAGCAACCAGGTGATTGCCTGTGCAACTTCGATTGGCTGACCGCCTCGTTTCATCGGGATGTTTTCTTTAACGCGTTCAACTCTATTCGCTTCACCACCATCGGCGTGCATCTCAGTATAAATAAAGCCAGGTCGTACACTATTGACGCGAATGTTTTCGGCAGCAACTTCCAGTGATAACCCCTTAGTTAGGCTGTCGATTGCTCCTTTACTTGCGGCGTAATCAACATATTCATTAGGTGCGCCTAAACGCGAAGCGGCTGAAGATACATTAACAATCGCACCGCCTTGGCCGCCGTTATTAGGAGACATACGCTTAATAGCTTCACGGCAGCAAAGAAAGTAGCTGGTGACGTTATTGGACAGTATTTTATTAATGCGTTCGGCAGTTAGTTCGCTAACAGGTGATTGCTGCATTAAGATACCGGCATTGTTGACTAACATGGTAAGTTTGCCATCTAACACATCGATTTGTTTAAATAACTCAACGACTTGTTCTTCTTGTGAAACATCTGCTTGTATAGCGATAGCTTGATAACCTTGCGCAATGATACTATCGGTTATTTGCTCTGCAGCTAGCTGATTTTTCTGATAATTAATCACAACCTGTATACCTTGTTGTGCCAGTAATTGAGCGGTTGCTGCGCCAATACCTCGACTACCACCCGTAACTAATGCAATTTTCTTTGTCACCTTTCTGCCTTGAATATGTTATTTTTTGCGCAGTCTATCACAATAAAAAAGCAACTTTGTACAAGGCAGCGTTATTTGATTGATTATAATGCTTACTAGGGATTGAATAGATAACAGTAACAATGACGAATTTAGCAGAACAAGTTAATTTTCTTTATCATCGAGAATTAGGCGGCCTGGAAATGGTCAGGGCACAATATCGCCATAAAAATTTTGCTAAGCATTGTCATGAAACCTACACCATTAGCGTAATTGAAACTGGCGTACAAAAATTTTATCGCAGTGGCGGCGAACATTTTGCACCTGAGCATAGCATTATTTTAGTTAATGCGGATGATGTTCACACGGGACAGGCAGCAGATGGTGTTGGTTGGTCGTATCAGGCGATATATCCGACGGAAGCTCATTTTCAGCAGTTGGCCGCAAATATTGGCTGGTCGAATCACTTTGCACCATATTTTCCGCAACCTGTGGTTTACGACCCAGAACTGGCGGCTGAACTTAGATCTTTGTTTCAGTGCTTAAATTCAGAGCCAAACAGCTTAAAAAGAGAAACGTTGTTAAACCTGTCGTTAACTAAGTTAATGGTACGTCATGGTCGAACAAAGCAAGAAGTGACACCGAAAGCGAAACGGTTTTCTTCATTAGTGCGTGCCCGTGATTATTTAAATGACCATTTAACGGAAAATATCCAGTTAGAGCAGCTTGCGCAAATAAGCCATTTAAGTGTGTTTTATTTGGTTAAGCAATTTCAGCAACAATTTGGTTTAACGCCTCATGCTTATCAATTACAACAAAAGCTAAAACGCTCAAAGCAGTTATTAAAACAAGGCCATAGTGTGGTTGAAACATCTATGATGTTGGGCTTTCACGACCAAAGTCACTTTCATCGTCACTTTAAAAAATCACTCGGTATCTCACCTGGACAGTTTGCTATAGCAGTTAATAAAGGGTGAGAAATAATGAAAACTACTTTAGCTAAAAGAGTGATGATAAAAGGGGTATTGGATATCTTGCCGTTAAACTTGGCGGTACTTCCATGGGGAATTTTATGTGGCTCGTTGGCAATTCAACGTGACTTTACTGCGCTAGAAGCGCTGTTAATGCCATTACTTGTTTTTGCTGGTTCGGCGCAGTTAGTTGCAACTGAGCTGATTGGCGCAAATGCGCCGTTAGCAACCATATTGTTTACAACGTTTATCATTAGCTCGCGTCATTTTTTATATGGCTTGGCACTGCGTGATAAAATGAAAGTGCTGCCGGGTAACTGGCGCTATCCGTTAGGATTTTTGTTAACTGATGAATTATTTGCCTTATCATCTCATCGTCGGGCGTTTAACGGCAAGTATCGACTTTGTTATGCCTTAGCAGCGGGGGGAAGTTTTTATCTTTGCTGGCTGTTTTGGAATATTATCGGCATTTTTGCTGGGAGTTTATTACCGGATTTAACCACACTTGGCCTCGATTTTGCCATCGCGGTAACTTTTATTGCATTAGTGGTCCCTACCATTACCAGTTTACCGGTATTGGTTACGGTATTGGTATCTGCATTGCTCTCGGTGGTGTTAAAACTTTATCAAGTCGAATTAGACCTAGTATTGGCGGCGCTATTTGCCATGTATGCCGGCTATGTCACTTTAACATGGCAAACTCGTACTAAATTGCGCGTTAACAGGGAGTAGTTTATGACGTTAGTGACAATTTTGTTAATGGCGATGATCACCTTTTTAAGCCGTTATTTACTGATCCACCCTAGAGTACCGCTGAAGCTTGGCGCTAAAATGGTAAACTTTTTAAGCTTTAGTGCCCCGGCGGTACTTACTGCGATATGGGTTCCGATAGTGTTCATTGAAAATGGCCAGCTTAACACTCAGCTTTCTAATCCTTACTTGTTGGCATCATCGGTGGCGATAGTTATTGCCTGGAAAACTCACAATATATACTGGACCTTAGTGGTGAGTTTATTCGTTTTTGTTGGCTTACAATTATTATAAAAATTGCCGGGGTATTTGAAGCTTTATTAAGGTTAAAGTCACTAATCGCAAAAGGACGTTGCTTTCGGGCTAACATGCTTAGTGCGCTTATCAATAGAATATCTTTTTTATCTCCATATTCAGTCAATTGAACGAATAATGCCAGAGTACCCCTTGTTATTAACAAGCATTAGCTTTTATTATAGGCGCGAGTTTTTCTAAGAGAAATAATAATCATATGAAATTAAGAACAAAACTAACAAGCCTCGCGATTATCAGTGCGTTATCATTTTCAGCGATCAGTGTTGCGGCTGATAAATCATCAAGTGATGAAAAGGCAAAGGAATCAAGCTGGTTAAGCTTATCAAAAAAGGAATTAGAAAAAGTTGAAGCTTATGCTCAAGACTATAAAGATTATATTTATCGCGTTCCGACTGAGCTAGCGTTTGTTAAAGAAACGCTCAAACGAGTAGAAAAACAAGGCTTTAAAAAGCTAGAAGAAAGCAGCCAGTTAACGCCAGGTGCGCGCTTTTACGATGTTAATCGCGACCGTACTATTTCGTTAATTGTCGTGGGTAAAAAGGATTTAATGCAAGGTACGCGTATTGTTGGTGCTCATATAGATTCGCCTCGTTTAGAATTAAAAGGACGTCCACTGTATGAAAAGCAAAAATTTGCTTTGTTTCAAACTTATGTCCATGGCGGCATTAAAACTTATCAATGGGTTAATATCCCATTGGCATTAATTGGCCGTGTTGATAAAAAAGACGGTAGTGTGGTCAATATTTCCGTTGGATTTAATGAAGACGATCCTATTTTAATGGTGCCTGATCTTGCTCCTCATGTCGATTATCCTAACAGGAAACGTACTAGCCGTGAGGTGATTAAAAAAGAAGAACTCGATGTGATCGTTGCATCTAAACCCGATCTGGATAAAAAAATTAAAGACTTGGTGGCTGATTATTTAACCAAAGAATATGACATCAGTTTAGAAGATTTAGTTTCAGCTGAATTAGCTCTGGTACCAGCGACTAAACCGCGTGATGTTGGTTTAGATCGTAGCATGATTGCTGCGTATGGACAGGATGATAAAGCATCTTCAATTGCGGCAGTAAAGGCGATCGTAGAGCAAGGTACACCTGAATATACATCTATAGCTTATCTGGTTGATAACGAAGAGGTAGGTAACATTAATAATACCGGCGCAAGTTCAAGTTATTTAGTCGATTTAATGAGCGGACTGCTTTATAACGAGCAAGGAGATAAATATAATGATTATCAATTGCGCAAAATGTTACGTAACACTAAAGTGATTTCTGCCGATGTAAACCCTGGGGTGAATCCTAGTTGGGCAAGTGTGTGGGAATTAGGCAATGCACCACGCTTAGGCCAGGGGATCAATCTGAAACTTTATGGTGGCGGTTTTAACGCTAACTCAGAATACATGGCATGGACCCGTAATTATTTAGATAACAACAAGATAAAGTGGCAGACTTCTACTTACAAAGGTAAAGCGTCTGGTGGCACAATTGGAAGTGATTTGTCGAATGATAATATGGAAGTGATTGACTTTGGCGTGCCAATTTTATCGATTCATTCAC of Thalassotalea insulae contains these proteins:
- a CDS encoding AraC family transcriptional regulator; translation: MTNLAEQVNFLYHRELGGLEMVRAQYRHKNFAKHCHETYTISVIETGVQKFYRSGGEHFAPEHSIILVNADDVHTGQAADGVGWSYQAIYPTEAHFQQLAANIGWSNHFAPYFPQPVVYDPELAAELRSLFQCLNSEPNSLKRETLLNLSLTKLMVRHGRTKQEVTPKAKRFSSLVRARDYLNDHLTENIQLEQLAQISHLSVFYLVKQFQQQFGLTPHAYQLQQKLKRSKQLLKQGHSVVETSMMLGFHDQSHFHRHFKKSLGISPGQFAIAVNKG
- a CDS encoding SDR family oxidoreductase — its product is MTKKIALVTGGSRGIGAATAQLLAQQGIQVVINYQKNQLAAEQITDSIIAQGYQAIAIQADVSQEEQVVELFKQIDVLDGKLTMLVNNAGILMQQSPVSELTAERINKILSNNVTSYFLCCREAIKRMSPNNGGQGGAIVNVSSAASRLGAPNEYVDYAASKGAIDSLTKGLSLEVAAENIRVNSVRPGFIYTEMHADGGEANRVERVKENIPMKRGGQPIEVAQAITWLLSEQASYVTGSHIELAGGK
- a CDS encoding AzlD domain-containing protein, translating into MTLVTILLMAMITFLSRYLLIHPRVPLKLGAKMVNFLSFSAPAVLTAIWVPIVFIENGQLNTQLSNPYLLASSVAIVIAWKTHNIYWTLVVSLFVFVGLQLL
- a CDS encoding ribosome recycling factor family protein gives rise to the protein MLKQLTIILPSFLRRVLRAYALKAEIRALGCELSRVGRSRNWQLTASPEQINEVILLIEQSNEDSWQWVAKKLSQDNQKLSHQHLLNIAKKNNGITINELIAKTDCTVLEARKVIDELEWLED
- a CDS encoding AzlC family ABC transporter permease — protein: MKTTLAKRVMIKGVLDILPLNLAVLPWGILCGSLAIQRDFTALEALLMPLLVFAGSAQLVATELIGANAPLATILFTTFIISSRHFLYGLALRDKMKVLPGNWRYPLGFLLTDELFALSSHRRAFNGKYRLCYALAAGGSFYLCWLFWNIIGIFAGSLLPDLTTLGLDFAIAVTFIALVVPTITSLPVLVTVLVSALLSVVLKLYQVELDLVLAALFAMYAGYVTLTWQTRTKLRVNRE
- the topA gene encoding type I DNA topoisomerase, whose protein sequence is MSKSLVIVESPAKAKTINKYLGKNFVVKSSVGHVRDLPTSSTGKKAATKSPAEVRKMAPEEKAKYKAKRDKQALVNRMGIDPDKDWKATYQVLPGKEKVVTELKKLAEKADTIYLATDLDREGEAIAWHLKELIGGTEDKYKRVVFNEITENAIQQAFATPGELSMPGVNAQQARRFLDRVVGFMVSPLLWKKVARGLSAGRVQSVAVKLVVEKEREIKAFDPQEFWEISADTSTQDKQALTLDVTHQQGKAFKPKNEAQAKAAVELLTPASYVVSKREDKPSKSSPSAPFITSTLQQAASTRLGYGVKRTMGLAQKLYEAGHITYMRTDSTNLSKDAVDMCRSYISKNFGDNYLPEKPKTYGSKANAQEAHEAIRPSNVKLEAAFLENLDADCKKLYDLIWRQFVACQMTAARYTVSTITVGAAGFDLKAKGRVMQFDGWTKVHPQMSKGDKDTHLPDLAVGEQLQLDKLTPSQHFTKPPARYGEASLVKELEKRSIGRPSTYASIISTIQDRGYVRLDKKRFYAEKMGEIVTDSLSESFKNLMSYNFTAEMEQELDEIAEGKIPWKEVLNEFYQNFTKQLTMADKPVEEGGMPNNQPVLTDIDCPSCGRKMGIRTASTGVFLGCSGYALPPKERCTTTMNLTPGEEAVSVLAEDQETEALRAMHRCPKCSTAMDSYLIDEKRKLHVCGNNPVCDGYELEQGTFKIKGYDGPVLECDRCHADMELKNGRFGKYFDCTNSECKNTRKLLANGEAAPPKEDPVQLPELQCEKSDAHFVLRDGAAGIFLAASTFPRSRETRAPKVAELQRFRDRISPKFYYLADAPAQDPEGNLAIVRYSRKNKSQYVMTEVEGKATGWTAVYQDGKWVESLAKKKATKAKAKKK